A single genomic interval of Nitrosomonadales bacterium harbors:
- a CDS encoding YafY family transcriptional regulator encodes MSGMERIYQIDQILAGRKFVPRMELQERLGVSWATLKRDLAYLKDRLNAPIIFDRDLGGYRFETEGKRIGQQYELPGLWFSAEEIHALLTMQHLLSNLDTGGLLGPQIKPLLARLTGLLGTADNPAEEVQRRIRIETVGARQFHLDHFQAVGSALLRRKRLVIRYHARGTDEETEREVSPQRLVHYRDNWYLDGWCHLRDGLRAFSVDAIKHAEILDKRAKDVADKRLDEVLGSGYGIFSGENISWATLRFSPERSRWVSSERWHPNQRAKISKDGSFELKVPYADDRELIMDILKYGGDCQVVEPKALRDRVVTEFKRGLSQYA; translated from the coding sequence ATGAGTGGGATGGAGCGCATCTATCAGATAGATCAGATTCTGGCCGGACGGAAGTTCGTCCCGCGCATGGAATTGCAAGAGCGTCTGGGCGTTTCTTGGGCGACATTGAAGCGGGATTTGGCCTACCTCAAGGATCGGCTCAACGCGCCAATCATCTTCGATCGCGATCTCGGTGGCTACCGATTCGAGACGGAAGGCAAACGCATTGGTCAGCAATATGAGTTGCCCGGGCTCTGGTTCTCGGCGGAGGAAATCCACGCCTTGCTGACCATGCAACACCTGCTGTCCAATCTTGACACAGGCGGCTTGCTCGGCCCGCAAATCAAACCACTGTTGGCCCGGCTAACTGGACTGCTTGGGACAGCTGACAACCCAGCGGAAGAAGTTCAGCGGCGAATTCGTATTGAGACCGTCGGCGCCCGGCAGTTCCATCTCGACCATTTCCAGGCCGTAGGTTCCGCGCTACTACGGCGCAAGCGGCTGGTGATCCGCTACCACGCCCGGGGCACAGATGAGGAGACTGAACGGGAGGTTTCCCCGCAGCGCCTAGTGCATTACCGAGACAACTGGTATCTGGACGGGTGGTGCCACCTGCGCGATGGGCTGCGTGCATTCTCAGTGGACGCCATCAAGCATGCTGAAATTCTCGACAAGCGTGCCAAGGATGTCGCAGACAAACGCCTAGACGAGGTCTTGGGGTCGGGATACGGGATTTTTTCCGGGGAAAACATCTCTTGGGCCACCTTGCGCTTTTCGCCGGAGCGTTCCCGCTGGGTATCCTCAGAGCGCTGGCACCCGAACCAACGCGCCAAAATCAGCAAGGATGGCTCATTTGAGCTCAAGGTTCCCTACGCCGACGATCGGGAATTGATTATGGACATCCTCAAGTACGGCGGGGACTGTCAGGTCGTTGAGCCCAAGGCGCTACGCGATCGCGTCGTCACCGAATTCAAGCGCGGACTATCGCAGTACGCGTAG
- the ssb gene encoding single-stranded DNA-binding protein, with the protein MSSLNRVMLIGNLGADPESRAFPDGTAVCNIRLATTDKWRDRDTGDMKEATEWHRVVLYRRLAEIAGQYLQKGSHIYVEGRLRTRKWTDKNGAERYTTEIEADEMKMLGKKSDQGTVPSDLPREMPSLTPSRYVVDDTIPF; encoded by the coding sequence ATGTCATCTTTAAACCGCGTCATGCTTATTGGAAACCTGGGTGCTGACCCAGAATCGCGCGCTTTCCCTGACGGCACGGCGGTGTGCAACATCCGGCTGGCCACTACTGATAAATGGCGAGATAGAGACACTGGCGACATGAAAGAAGCGACCGAGTGGCATCGTGTCGTCCTATATCGGCGCCTGGCTGAAATCGCAGGCCAGTACCTGCAAAAGGGATCGCACATCTACGTTGAGGGTCGGCTGCGTACTCGCAAGTGGACCGACAAGAATGGGGCCGAGCGATATACGACTGAAATCGAGGCCGATGAAATGAAGATGCTCGGCAAGAAATCGGATCAGGGGACCGTGCCCAGCGATTTGCCACGAGAGATGCCATCACTCACGCCGTCGCGATATGTCGTCGACGACACGATTCCGTTCTAG